The genomic interval TAAAAAGAATGGAAATTTCAAGATTTAATAATTAAAATACACTTTAATTATCAACCTCTAAAAAATGTTAATTTTAGAGGTTTTTTATTCCACAATGTTTTACTACTTTTACGTCCGCTTTTAATTAATCAAATTTTAAATTACATATATGGAATCAATGATGATTTGGATGCCAATTGCATTGGCTATTTTAGGTTTAATTTACATGTGGATTAAACAATCTTGGGTAATGAAACAAGATGCTGGAGATGGTAAAATGAAAGAAATTTCTGACCATATCTACGAAGGAGCTTTAGCTTTTTTAAGTGCAGAATATAAACTACTATCAATATTCGTAATTATAGTAAGTATTGCTTTAGCAGTTGTATCATTTATAGTACCTACAACACACTGGTTAATAGTTATTGCATTTATTTTTGGAGCTGTTTTTTCTGCATTTGCAGGAAACATAGGAATGAAAATTGCAACAAAAACAAATGTTAGAACAACACAAGCTGCAAGAACAAGCTTACCAAATGCTTTAAAAATATCTTTTGGAGGTGGTACAGTAATGGGACTTGGAGTTGCTGGTTTAGCCGTTTTAGGTTTAACAGCATTCTTTATATTCTTTTTTCACTTCTTTATGGGAGGAGAATGGACGAATACAACAGATATGACAATTGTATTAGAAACATTAGCTGGTTTTTCTTTAGGTGCAGAATCAATTGCATTATTCGCAAGAGTTGGTGGAGGTATTTATACCAAAGCCGCTGATGTTGGTGCCGATTTAGTTGGTAAAGTAGAAGCTGGTATTCCAGAAGATGATCCAAGAAACCCTGCTACAATTGCAGATAATGTTGGTGATAATGTTGGTGATGTTGCTGGTATGGGTGCTGATTTATTTGGTTCATACGTTGCAACTGTGTTAGCTGCAATGGTATTAGGAAACTACGTAATAAAAGATATGGGAGGGGCAATAAATGATGCTTTTGGCGGAATTGGTCCTATCTTATTACCTATGGCTATTGCAGGTGTAGGAATTATCATTTCTATTATTGGTACTTTATTAGTAAAAATAAAAAGTAACGACGCAAAAGAGCCACAAGTAATGGGTGCTTTAAATAAAGGAAATTGGACTTCTATTATTTTAGTAGCTATTTCTTGTTTCGGATTAGTAACCTGGATGTTACCAGAAACTATGAAAATGGAATTCTTTGGTGAAGGTTTGCAAGAAATCTCATCTATGAGAGTATTCTATGCAACGTTAGTTGGATTAGTAGTTGGTGGAGTTATCTCTGCTGTAACAGAATATTATACAGGATTAGGGAAATCTCCAATCTTAAAAATTGTTCAACAATCTTCAACTGGAGCAGGAACAAATATTATTGCAGGTTTAGCAACGGGTATGATTTCTACATTTCCATCAGTATTATTATTTGCTGGTGCAATTTGGGCATCGTATGCTTTTGCAGGATTTTACGGAGTTGCTTTAGCAGCTTCAGCAATGATGGCAACTACAGCTATGCAATTAGCAATTGATGCTTTTGGACCTATTGCTGATAATGCAGGAGGTATTGCTGAAATGAGCGAACAAGAACCAATTGTAAGAGAACGTACAGATATTTTAGATTCAGTAGGTAACACAACTGCAGCAACCGGTAAAGGTTTTGCAATTGCATCTGCTGCATTAACTTCGTTAGCACTTTTTGCTGCGTATGTAACATTTACAGGAATTGACGGAATTAACATTTTTAAAGCACCAGTTTTAGCGATGTTATTTGTTGGCGGAATGGTACCTGTGGTATTTTCTGCATTAGCTATGAATGCCGTAGGAAAAGCTGCCATGGAAATGGTACAAGAAGTTAGAAGACAGTTTAGAGATATTCCTGGAATTATGGAAGGAACCGGGAAACCAGAATACGATAAATGTGTGGCAATTTCTACACAAGCTTCTTTAAAAGAAATGATGCTACCAGGTTTATTAACCATTGGTTTTCCATTAATCATTGCTTTTTTACCTTTATTATTTGGAATGGAAAAATTAGCCATCGCAGAAATGCTAGGTGGTTATATGGCTGGTGTTACGGTATCTGGTGTACTTTGGGCAATCTTCCAAAATAACGCAGGTGGAGCTTGGGATAACGCTAAGAAATCTTTTGAAGCTGGAGTTGAAATTAATGGTGAAATGACTTTTAAAGGTTCTGAAGCTCACAAAGCCTCTGTAACTGGAGATACTGTTGGAGATCCTTTTAAAGATACTTCTGGACCATCAATGAATATCTTAATTAAATTAACATGTTTAATTGGTTTAGTAATCGCTCCTATTTTAGGAGGACATAGTTCTGAAGGGCATGCATCAACAGAAGTAAAAAAAGAAATCACTGTTAAAGGGACAGATGAATTAGCAAAAGCAACTATTACTACTGTTTACATTGTAGATGGAGTTGAAAAAACTAAAGAAGAAGTAATTGAAGGAACTTTAGAAGAAGTTGAAGTTAAAGTAAATGCTATTAAAGGTAAAGATATTCATGGAAAGCATCATTTTAAATTAGATGCTTCTAAAGGTGAAAAAAGCAAAATGGTGAAAGTTGAATTAAAAAAAGAAGTTCACGAAGACCATAGTGGACATAACCATTAATATTTAATTCACTTTTTCATAAAACAAAAAAGCATCTCATAGAGATGCTTTTTTGTTTTATGAATATTAATAACTTCTTTTTTGAATCATTTTATAAGCTCTTTTTTCAACTATACTTTTTGATGCGCTCACAATAAATTCGAATAATTTTTTAAATTTTGTAAGCTTTAGTGTCAGTTCACTAAACCTAAGTAATCTACTAAATTCTTGCTTGATGTCTTTTTTATAAGACAACATAAATGCTGCTGAAAAATTATCTTCTTGTAAACATTCAGCAATTTTATTTGCACAAATAATACCAGACATCATTCCAGTACCAACACCTTCTTTATAAAAAGAATTAGCCAACCCAGCTGCGTCACCGACTAATAAAAATCGTTGACCACATATTTTTTGATTTCGATAATTATTCGGTATTCCCCAACCTCGCCAAGAGCTTATTTGCTCAGCATCCTTAAATTTATGAGCTACTTTTGGATGATTTTCTAAAATCGATAAAATTTCATTTTTTAGATTAATATCATTGTTTAAAATCTTCTGCGTATTTCCTCCCAATGTAATATTAACCTCATTATGAGCCAACGGAAAAAGATAGAAAAACAAAGACATTTTTTTATAATGCAATCGAATTTCTGCTTCATTATTTATAGGTAAATCAGTAACATTTTTAAAATATGCGCTAATAAAAGTTGAAGTTTTTTTTCTATCTGGAATATTTGATCCTAACTTTTTTGAAACAATTGACTGAATTCCATCAGCTCCTACAACAACTTTTGTTAGAATTTCTTTTCCATTTTTAAGCGTAACTATAATTCCTTCAGGAACTTCTTTAAATTTCCTAACAGCATTTCCAAATTCGCAAGTAGTATATTCTTCTGATAATTCTTTCACTAAAAAATGATCGAAATGAATTCTTTTTCCATAAGAAATAACCATATCCCGATCTTCAGTTTCTTTAAACTGAATTTTTAATTTATTGTTGATGTGTAAATTTATCTTTTTACTGTGTATAAAATTCGAATCATTTAAAAACGCTTCTAATAACCCTAAGGTTTTTAACGATTTATAGGCATGAAGTATCAAACCATCACCACAGGTTTTATCCCTAGGAAATTCTGCTTTATCAACTATATAATGATGTATTTTAAGTTTAGATAACATTAGTGATGTACTTGCTCCAGAAGGCCCAGAACCAACAATACATACAGCTGTTTTTATCATAATTTTACAATTAAAAAGAGTGTAATTTTAAGACTCTTTCATGGAAAATGAAACTTTTTCTCCAGTTATTTTCTGACTCAATACACTAATTGCATACTCAGACAATTGTAAAACTCTGGGATAACCGCCAGTAACTTGGCAATCTTTCATTAATACAATTACTTTTCCAGAAGGAGTTAATTGTACTGTTCCTGGTAACACCGAAGATGTTAAAATTGGTTTTAAATTATTCTCTAATAATTCATTTAATCGATACCCAACTCTATTTATATCTGATGAAATTGTAAATTTTTTAAATAAATTTTCTTTTTGTTTTTTAGTTAGCTGATAAAACTCTGGCCCTTCAAAACAATCTAAATTTGAAGAGGTAAAATGTTTTCTATTTATTTTAACTTTTGAAGAATTAGCGATATTAAAAACATTATTATCCTCAACATTAAGTTGATTTTCTTTTACTAAACGCAAAGGTGTAATCTCTTTTGAAAAACTTTTACTTCCAAAATAACGCGGACAATTTATTCCGCCTTTAACAGCAATATATGTTATTGCTCCATATTTTCTTTTTCCGAATGATAAAACAGCACCTTTTTCAACTTTATAAACACAATTAAGATTTATAGAATCTCCATTTAGTTTTACAGAAAAGTCTGCACCAGTTACACAAATAAAAGTAGTTTTTGTAAACTCAAATTTTGCTTGCCCAAAAGTAACCTCAATTAAAGCAGTTTCTTTTTT from Lutibacter sp. Hel_I_33_5 carries:
- a CDS encoding biotin-dependent carboxyltransferase family protein encodes the protein MILVLHAGIYTTIQDKGRFGYSKLGVPVAGYIDSFSAELANSLLNNKKETALIEVTFGQAKFEFTKTTFICVTGADFSVKLNGDSINLNCVYKVEKGAVLSFGKRKYGAITYIAVKGGINCPRYFGSKSFSKEITPLRLVKENQLNVEDNNVFNIANSSKVKINRKHFTSSNLDCFEGPEFYQLTKKQKENLFKKFTISSDINRVGYRLNELLENNLKPILTSSVLPGTVQLTPSGKVIVLMKDCQVTGGYPRVLQLSEYAISVLSQKITGEKVSFSMKES
- a CDS encoding sodium-translocating pyrophosphatase, which produces MESMMIWMPIALAILGLIYMWIKQSWVMKQDAGDGKMKEISDHIYEGALAFLSAEYKLLSIFVIIVSIALAVVSFIVPTTHWLIVIAFIFGAVFSAFAGNIGMKIATKTNVRTTQAARTSLPNALKISFGGGTVMGLGVAGLAVLGLTAFFIFFFHFFMGGEWTNTTDMTIVLETLAGFSLGAESIALFARVGGGIYTKAADVGADLVGKVEAGIPEDDPRNPATIADNVGDNVGDVAGMGADLFGSYVATVLAAMVLGNYVIKDMGGAINDAFGGIGPILLPMAIAGVGIIISIIGTLLVKIKSNDAKEPQVMGALNKGNWTSIILVAISCFGLVTWMLPETMKMEFFGEGLQEISSMRVFYATLVGLVVGGVISAVTEYYTGLGKSPILKIVQQSSTGAGTNIIAGLATGMISTFPSVLLFAGAIWASYAFAGFYGVALAASAMMATTAMQLAIDAFGPIADNAGGIAEMSEQEPIVRERTDILDSVGNTTAATGKGFAIASAALTSLALFAAYVTFTGIDGINIFKAPVLAMLFVGGMVPVVFSALAMNAVGKAAMEMVQEVRRQFRDIPGIMEGTGKPEYDKCVAISTQASLKEMMLPGLLTIGFPLIIAFLPLLFGMEKLAIAEMLGGYMAGVTVSGVLWAIFQNNAGGAWDNAKKSFEAGVEINGEMTFKGSEAHKASVTGDTVGDPFKDTSGPSMNILIKLTCLIGLVIAPILGGHSSEGHASTEVKKEITVKGTDELAKATITTVYIVDGVEKTKEEVIEGTLEEVEVKVNAIKGKDIHGKHHFKLDASKGEKSKMVKVELKKEVHEDHSGHNH
- a CDS encoding NAD(P)/FAD-dependent oxidoreductase; this translates as MIKTAVCIVGSGPSGASTSLMLSKLKIHHYIVDKAEFPRDKTCGDGLILHAYKSLKTLGLLEAFLNDSNFIHSKKINLHINNKLKIQFKETEDRDMVISYGKRIHFDHFLVKELSEEYTTCEFGNAVRKFKEVPEGIIVTLKNGKEILTKVVVGADGIQSIVSKKLGSNIPDRKKTSTFISAYFKNVTDLPINNEAEIRLHYKKMSLFFYLFPLAHNEVNITLGGNTQKILNNDINLKNEILSILENHPKVAHKFKDAEQISSWRGWGIPNNYRNQKICGQRFLLVGDAAGLANSFYKEGVGTGMMSGIICANKIAECLQEDNFSAAFMLSYKKDIKQEFSRLLRFSELTLKLTKFKKLFEFIVSASKSIVEKRAYKMIQKRSY